A window from Drosophila subobscura isolate 14011-0131.10 chromosome O, UCBerk_Dsub_1.0, whole genome shotgun sequence encodes these proteins:
- the LOC117897672 gene encoding protein crumbs isoform X2 codes for MAKIVNASASATAATAHVTRQQQQQQQQQRLQHQQQRSRSAARRMQSRARTKSAAQITTSTAQHLLKRAISAPQWIFLFILIYLATDVASVEVQTKEAYFNGSTYLRLTTPMPIWDHSAISFRSCRGGEILAQQYNKNSIVISVLNDFLQISLAGPAVHGPNNRLDVKLPYQLLDNRWHTLQFKYEYGNLYLHVDRAASIFANSTYNSQFLTNQDIGYKDAILILGNSFSGCLLDGPGLQFVNNSTIQNVVFGVCPLTPGPCSDHDLFTRLPDNFCLNDPCMGHGTCSSNSEGYECRCTARYSGKNCQKDNGSPCGKNPCVNGGTCLENSRGDYQCFCDAQHSGQHCETEVNIHPLCQSNPCLNNGACVVLGSTGSIACECPKGYAGPRCEIDTDECASQPCQNNGSCIDRINGFSCDCSGTGYTGAFCQTNVDECDKSPCLNGGRCFDTYGWYTCQCLDGWGGEVCDRPMTCQTQQCLNGGSCVDKAIGFQCLCPPEYSGELCQLGPSCAQQCPIDSECIGGKCVCKPGTTGPIGHCLPTTTTTPTPEQLPTTTVAITLPAITNTNTIPTTRIPPIITTTTTTASKLNKNQQQQQSPTHRSASLNACPQENCLNGGTCLGYSSNYTCICASGYTGYNCQQSTGDGGTAAAMALTPINCNATNGKCLNGGTCSMNGTHCYCSVGYTGDRCEKADNCSPLNCQEPMVCVQNQCICPENKVCNQCATQPCQNGGECLDLPNGDYECKCARGWTGRNCANDVDECTLHPKICGNGICKNEKGSYKCYCTPGFTGIHCDSDVDECLSFPCLNGATCHNKHRILRQINAYECVCQPGYRGENCEIDIDECITNPCSNGSTCIDMINNFTCSCIPGMTGRVCDIDIDDCVGDPCLNGGQCIDQLGSFRCDCSGTGYEGQNCELNIDECVSNPCTNGAKCLDQVKDYFCECHAGYKGKNCEQDINECESNPCQYNSNCLERSNQTLYQLSRLTDLPKVFSQPFSYENASGYECVCVPGIIGKNCEININECESNPCSKHGTCNDGIGAYTCECEPGFEGPHCEVNIDECERFNPCQSGTCIDQIDDYDCDCDANFGGKNCSVPLIGCLTNPCLNSGTCRPYLVNETIHLYNCTCENGFQGDTCEKTTTLSMVATSLISVTTEREEGYDINLQFRTTLPNGVLAFGTSGEKNEPVSYILELINGRLNLHSSLLNKWEGVFIGSKLNDSNWHKVFVAINTSHLVLSANDEQAIFPVGSYETANNSQPSFPRTYLGGTIPNLKSYLRHLTHQPSAFVGCMQDIVVNGKWIFPDEQSANFTYGDTKLENVQSGCPRTEQCKPNPCHSNGECTDLWHTFACHCPRPFFGHTCQHNMTAATFGHENTTHSAVIVETTDVGRRAIRSILDISMFIRTREPTGQVFYLGSDPRKTPTKNIGDSYVSAKLHGGELLVKMQFSGTPEAYTVGGQKLDNGYNHLIEVVRNQTLVQVKLNGTEYFRKTLSTTGLLDAQVLYLGGPAPTRESLLPASTEPGVDESATVLSKEATDDSKDYFKGIIQDVKVSNGSLNLIVEMYPLNVTDVQVNAKPLGAVSIDRASVLPGEVSDDLCRKNPCRHNAECRNTWNDYSCKCPNGYKGKDCQEIEFCQLVTCPGESVCQNLDDGYECLTNTTFTGRERSPLAFFYFQEPPPAEETGGETGPKQTLKPSIEIAYRTRAGGTLLFIDNADSFFEIGVNGGRVTITWKLTQLHIGESTRFEKENADGEWSRIFLRAHNGKLEGGWKGWESMVDPAPSFSVDIDQAAIQYLLSSSTQVYLGGMPESRQSRGSTLSAQQGSQFKGCVGEARVGDLLLPYFSNTELYPRTENVSVQLKAQFRLNTTRPAEGCILCFQTDCRNDGYCRAPSDEYECTCQAGYEGDDCGTDIDECLNTECQNNGTCINQVADFFCQCQDGFEGRHCELNINECAALPCHNGGNCTDLIAAYYCECPEEYTGPQCDILKQMTCENEPCRNGSSCENGFNALTGNNFTCTCASGFEGSLCDVPFCERTPCDNGGLCLTTGLSPMCKCSLGYTGRLCEQDINECDSNPCQNAGQCMDLVGGYECNCLGTGFEGIHCENDIDECSVEGEYCGGLGRCFNKPGSFQCICEKPYCGAYCNFTDPCNATDICGNGGRCMEDCGAKPDYYCICTEGFAGKNCTSPIVAKEDGPSTTDIAIIVIPVVVVLLLIAGALLGTFLVMARNKRATRGTYSPSAQEYCNPRLEMDNVLKPPPEERLI; via the exons ATGTTGCCTCCGTTGAGGTGCAAACCAAGGAGGCATACTTTAATGGCTCCACTTACCTCCGCCTGACGACGCCGATGCCCATTTGGGATCATTCGGCAATTAGTTTCCGCTCGTGCCGCGGCGGTGAGATACTCGCCCAGcagtacaacaaaaactcaatCGTAATCTCAGTGCTCAACGATTTTCTGCAAATCTCATTGGCCGGCCCCGCCGTCCATGGGCCAAACAATCGTCTGGATGTGAAATTGCCCTACCAACTGTTGGACAATCGCTGGCATACGCTGCAGTTCAAATACGAGTACGGCAATCTCTATTTGCATGTGGATCGTGCGGCAAGCATATTTG CCAACTCCACCTACAACAGCCAGTTCCTGACCAATCAGGACATTGGCTACAAAGATGCCATCTTGATACTGGGCAACTCTTTCTCCGGCTGCCTGCTGGATGGACCCGGACTGCAGTTTGTCAACAATTCCACCATACAGAATGTCGTTTTCGGCGTGTGTCCGCTGACACCTGGACCCTGCAGCGATCATGATCTGTTTACGCGGCTGCCGGATAACTTTTGTTTGAACGATCCGTGCATGGGACATGGCACTTGTTCGTCCAATTCCGAGGGCTACGAGTGCCGCTGCACGGCACGCTACTCGGGCAAGAACTGCCAGAAGGACAATGGCTCGCCGTGCGGCAAGAATCCCTGCGTGAATGGGGGCACCTGCCTGGAGAACTCGCGCGGCGACTATCAGTGCTTCTGCGATGCCCAGCACAGTGGACAGCATTGCGAGACGGAGGTGAACATTCATCCGCTGTGCCAGTCGAATCCCTGCCTGAACAATGGCGCCTGCGTGGTGCTCGGCAGCACGGGGAGCATTGCCTGCGAGTGCCCCAAGGGCTATGCCGGACCACGCTGCGAGATCGACACGGACGAGTGTGCCTCGCAGCCGTGCCAGAATAATGGCAGCTGCATCGATCGCATCAATGGCTTCAGCTGCGACTGCTCCGGCACTGGATACACGGGCGCCTTCTGCCAAACGAATGTGGATGAGTGCGACAAGAGTCCGTGCCTGAATGGCGGACGTTGCTTCGACACGTACGGCTGGTACACCTGCCAGTGCCTGGACGGATGGGGCGGCGAGGTGTGCGATCGACCCATGACCTGCCAGACCCAACAATGCCTGAACGGTGGCTCCTGTGTGGACAAGGCCATTGGGTTCCAGTGTCTGTGTCCGCCGGAGTACAGTGGAGAGCTCTGCCAGCTGGGACCGAGCTGTGCCCAGCAGTGTCCCATCGATTCGGAGTGCATTGGCGGCAAGTGCGTGTGTAAGCCAGGCACAACGG GCCCAATTGGTCATTGTCTgcctacaacaacaactacaccGACACCAGAACaactgccaacaacaacagtagcaATCACTCTACCAGCAattacgaatacgaatacaatTCCAACAACCAGAATACCaccaataataacaacaacaacaacaacagctagtAAActtaacaaaaaccaacaacaacaacagtcacCAACCCATCGATCGGCCTCCCTGAATGCATGTCCCCAAGAAAACTGCTTGAACGGTGGCACCTGCCTGGGATATAGTAGCAATTATACCTGTATATGTGCTAGTGGATACACAG GCTACAACTGCCAGCAGAGCACCGGCGATGGAGGAACGGCCGCCGCCATGGCCCTGACGCCCATCAACTGCAATGCAACCAACGGTAAATGCTTGAACGGCGGCACATGCTCGATGAACGGCACCCACTGCTACTGCTCCGTGGGCTACACCGGTGACCGATGCGAAAAGGCCGACAATTGCTCGCCGCTCAACTGCCAGGAGCCGATGGTGTGCGTGCAGAATCAGTGCATCTGCCCGGAGAACAAGGTGTGCAACCAGTGCGCCACCCAGCCCTGCCAGAACGGTGGCGAGTGCCTGGATCTGCCCAACGGCGACTACGAGTGCAAGTGCGCACGCGGCTGGACGGGCAGGAATTGCGCCAACGATGTGGATGAGTGCACGCTGCACCCAAAGATCTGCGGCAATGGCATTTGCAAGAACGAAAAGGGATCCTACAAGTGCTACTGCACGCCCGGCTTCACGGGCATTCACTGCGACTCGGATGTGGATGAGTGCCTCAGTTTTCCCTGTCTAAATGGAGCCACGTGCCACAACAAG CATCGGATATTGAGACAA ATCAATGCCTACGAGTGCGTTTGCCAGCCGGGATATCGTGGCGAGAACTGCGAGATTGACATTGACGAATGCATCACCAATCCCTGCTCCAATGGATCCACCTGCATTGATATGATCAACAACTTTACCTGCTCCTGCATACCGGGCATGACGGGACGTGTCTGCGACATTGACATCGACGACTGTGTGGGCGATCCCTGCCTGAATGGCGGTCAGTGCATCGATCAGTTGGGCAGCTTCCGCTGTGATTGCAGCGGCACTGGTTACGAGGGTCAGAATTGTGAACTAAACATCGACGAGTGTGTGTCCAATCCGTGCACGAACGGCGCCAAGTGCCTGGACCAAGTCAAGGACTACTTCTGCGAGTGTCATGCGGGCTACAAGGGCAAGAACTGCGAGCAGGACATCAATGAGTGCGAGAGCAATCCGTGTCAGTACAACAGCAACTGCCTGGAGCGCTCCAATCAGACGCTCTACCAGCTCAGCCGCCTCACGGACCTGCCCAAGGTGTTCAGTCAGCCATTTAGCTATGAGAATGCCAGCGG ctACGAATGCGTTTGTGTGCCCGGCATCATTGGCAAGAACTGTGAGATCAACATAAATGAATGCGAGAGTAATCCTTGCAGCAAACATGGCACCTGCAACGATGGCATCGGCGCCTACACCTGCGAATGCGAACCCGGCTTCGAGGGCCCCCACTGTGAGGTCAATATCGATGAGTGCGAACGCTTTAATCCCTGCCAAAGCGGCACCTGCATTGATCAAATCGATGactacgactgcgactgtgatgCCAACTTTGGGGGCAAAAACTGCTCCGTGCCGCTGATCGGTTGCCTCACAAAT CCCTGTCTGAATAGTGGCACTTGTCGTCCGTATTTGGTCAATGAGACAATTCATCTGTATAATTGCACCTGCGAGAATGGCTTCCAGGGCGACACCTGCGAGAAGACCACCACGCTGTCCATGGTGGCCACCAGCTTGATCTCTGTGACCACCGAACGCGAGGAGGGCTACGACATTAACTTGCAGTTTAGAACCACGCTGCCCAATGGCGTGCTGGCCTTTGGCACCTCTGGGGAAAAGAATGAGCCCGTCAGCTATATTCTAGAGCTGATTAATGGACGCCTGAACCTCCACTCGTCGCTGCTCAACAAATGGGAGGGCGTCTTCATTGGCTCCAAGCTGAACGACAGCAACTGGCACAAGGTGTTTGTGGCCATTAATACCTCGCATTTGGTGCTGTCCGCCAACGATGAGCAGGCCATATTCCCCGTGGGCTCCTACGAGACGGCCAACAACAGTCAGCCCTCGTTTCCGCGCACCTATTTGGGCGGTACGATACCCAATCTTAAGTCATATCTGCGGCATTTGACGCATCAGCCCTCGGCCTTTGTGGGCTGCATGCAGGACATTGTcgtgaatggcaaatggatcTTCCCCGACGAGCAGAGTGCGAATTTTACGTACGGCGACACGAAGCTGGAGAATGTGCAGAGCGGCTGTCCGCGCACCGAGCAGTGCAAACCGAATCCCTGCCACTCGAATGGCGAGTGCACAGATCTGTGGCACACATTCGCCTGCCACTGTCCGCGGCCATTCTTTGGACACACCTGCCAGCACA ACATGACAGCAGCTACGTTTGGGCATGAGAATACCACGCACTCGGCTGTAATTGTGGAGACCACCGATGTGGGCAGACGTGCCATACGTTCCATTTTGGATATTTCCATGTTTATACGCACGCGAGAGCCCACGGGGCAGGTCTTCTATTTGGGCAGTGATCCACGCAAGACGCCCACCAAAA ACATTGGTGACTCGTATGTGTCGGCCAAGCTGCATGGCGGCGAGCTGCTCGTGAAGATGCAATTCTCTGGCACACCCGAGGCCTACACTGTGGGTGGCCAGAAGCTGGACAATGGCTACAATCACTTGATCGAGGTGGTGCGCAATCAGACCTTGGTGCAGGTCAAGCTCAATGGCACCGAGTACTTCCGCAAGACGCTGTCCACGACGGGTCTGCTGGATGCGCAGGTGCTCTATTTGGGTGGACCTGCGCCCACACGGGAGTCGCTGCTGCCCGCCAGCACAGAGCCCGGCGTGGATGAGAGTGCCACAGTGCTGAGCAAGGAGGCGACAGACGACAGCAAGGACTACTTCAAGGGCATCATCCAGGACGTAAAAGTGAGCAACGGCTCGCTCAATCTCATTGTGGAAATGTATCCCCTGAATGTGACGGATGTGCAAGTGAATGCCAAGCCTTTGGGTGCTGTCAGCATTGATCGTGCTTCGGTGCTGCCCGGTGAGGTGTCCGACGATCTGTGCCGCAAGAATCCCTGCCGCCACAATGCCGAGTGCCGCAACACATGGAACGATTACAGCTGCAAGTGCCCGAACGGCTACAAGGGCAAGGATTGCCAGGAGATTGAATTCTGTCAGCTGGTCACCTGCCCGGGCGAGAGCGTCTGCCAGAATCTGGACGATGGCTACGAGTGTCTCACCAACACAACATTCACGGGCCGAGAACGCAGTCCGCTGGCCTTCTTCTACTTCCAGGAGCCGCCACCAGCCGAGGAAACTGGCGGCGAGACTGGTCCCAAGCAGACCCTGAAGCCCAGCATTGAGATTGCCTATCGCACACGCGCAGGCGGCACGCTGCTGTTCATCGACAATGCGGACAGTTTCTTTGAGATTGGCGTCAACGGTGGACGCGTGACCATCACCTGGAAGCTCACGCAGCTGCACATTGGCGAGTCGACGCGCTTTGAGAAGGAAAACGCCGACGGAGAGTGGAGTCGCATCTTCCTGCGCGCACACAATGGCAAGCTGGAGGGTGGCTGGAAGGGCTGGGAATCCATGGTGGATCCCGCACCCTCCTTCTCCGTCGACATTGACCAGGCGGCCATCCAGTATCTGCTGTCGAGCAGCACCCAAGTGTACTTGGGCGGCATGCCCGAGTCGCGTCAGTCGCGCGGCTCCACGCTCTCCGCCCAGCAGGGCTCCCAGTTCAAGGGTTGCGTGGGCGAGGCGCGTGTGGGtgacctgctgctgccgtacTTCTCCAACACCGAACTGTATCCCCGCACCGAGAACGTGTCCGTGCAGCTGAAGGCGCAGTTCCGTTTGAACACAACGCGGCCCGCGGAGGGTTGCATTCTGTGCTTCCAGACGGACTGCCGCAACGATGGCTACTGTCGGGCGCCGTCCGACGAGTATGAGTGCACCTGCCAGGCGGGCTACGAGGGCGACGACTGCGGCACCGACATCGATGAGTGCTTGAACACGGAGTGCCAGAACAATGGCACCTGCATCAACCAGGTGGCAGACTTCttctgccagtgccaggatGGTTTCGAGGGTCGCCACTGCGAGCTGAACATCAACGAATGCGCCGCGTTGCCCTGCCACAATGGTGGCAACTGCACGGATCTGATTGCAGCCTATTACTGCGAGTGCCCGGAGGAGTACACCGGTCCCCAGTGCGACATACTCAAGCAGATGACGTGCGAGAATGAGCCATGCCGTAATGGTTCCAGCTGCGAGAATGGTTTCA ATGCTTTGACTGGCAATAACTTTACGTGCACCTGCGCCTCCGGCTTTGAGGGTTCCCTGTGCGATGTGCCCTTCTGCGAGCGCACGCCCTGCGATAATGGTGGACTCTGCCTGACCACAGGACTG TCACCCATGTGCAAGTGCAGCCTGGGCTACACGGGTCGCCTCTGCGAGCAGGACATCAACGAATGCGACTCGAATCCTTGCCAGAACGCTGGACAGTGCATGGATCTGGTGGGTGGCTACGAGTGCAATTGCCTGGGCACCGGCTTCGAGGGCATACACTGTGAGAACGACATTGACGAGTGCAGCGTGGAGGGCGAGTATTGTGGCGGTTTGGGTCGCTGCTTCAACAAGCCCGGCTCGTTCCAGTGCATCTGCGAGAAGCCCTACTGTGGGGCCTATTGCAACTTTACCGATCCCTGCAATGCCACAGATATTTGCGGCAATGGCGGACGCTGCATGGAGGATTGTGGCGCCAAGCCGGACTACTATTGCATCTGCACGGAAGGATTTGCGGGCAAGAATTGCACCTCACCG ATCGTTGCGAAGGAGGATGGCCCATCGACGACAGACATAGCCATCATTGTTATACCCGTTGTGGTGGTCTTGCTGCTCATTGCTGGTGCATTGTTGGGCACCTTTTTGGTGATGGCACGCAATAAGCGTGCCACGCGCGGCACCTACAGCCCCAGCGCTCAGGAGTACTGCAATCCGAGGCTGGAAATGGACAATGTGCTTAAGCCGCCGCCGGAGGAACGACTTATTTAG